Within Alcaligenes sp. SDU_A2, the genomic segment TGCGCATTTATAGGATTTTAACGCTCCGGCTCGGCTCTGTGGGGAAGTCTTTGGGGGCGTGGTGCGGAAACGGCACGGCCTGCATTGACACAGACCGTGCCGGCCAGGAGTCAGGCGCGCAGACCTTGCAGAAGCTGGCGGGCAAAGGGCAGGCGGGCCAGGGGTAAGGTGTCCATGGCCAGCAGGCCCAGCCCACAGGCGTGCTGGATCAGCGGATTGTGCGTGGCGAACAGACGCGGCAACGTGTCGGTGATGGCAGCGGTCAACCAGCGGTCTGGACGGCGCAAGCGGGCGTAGCGGGTTAGAAAGGGGGTTGGGCTCTGGCGACAATCGGACTGCCAGGGGGCCAGGCTGTGTGCCAGTTGGGCCACATCGCGCAAACCCAGATTCAGGCCTTGGCCGGCGACCGGGTGTAGGGTCTGGGCCGCATTGCCGACCGCCAGCATGCGTTCGGCCAGCCGACTGGGTCCGGCATGAAAGGCGAGCGGAAAGAGATGTCGGTCCGAGACGGTGTGCAATTGCCCCAGGCGTTCGCCAAAGGCCTGCATCAAGGCGTGCTGGAAGTCTGACTCGGGCAGTTCGGCCAGCGTTTGGCTGCGTTCGGGGCCGTTGCACCACACAATGCCGTATAAATCGGCCCCATCGGGGTGCGGCAGGGCGGCCAGGGGGCCGTGGGCGGTGAAGCGCTCGTAGGCCCAGCCGTCTTGTGGGCGGCTGGCGCGCACCGTGGTCAGCAAGGCATGTTGCTTGTATTCGCGGCGCAGGCCGTTGGGTCGCGCGCCGTCGCACTGGATCGCCAGCAGGGCCGACGATTGCCCGGCGTCGTGCTGGACCCGCATATGGCCTGGGGCCGAGTTTGCCTGGGCAATCTGGGCTGGGATCAGGGTGACGCCACTGTCACGCAGGCGTGCATGCAGCTTTTCGAGCAGATCGTCGTAGTGGACGACCGCACCCAGATCGGCGACGCCCATTTCGTGCGCCTGGATCAGGCAGCGACCTAGCCGTCCTTGCTGGGACACATGCACGGTGCGCATGGGGGCGGCCCGGCGCGGCCAGGCTTGCAATTGTCCCTGAAGCAGTCGCAGGCTGCCGTGGTTCAGTGCCAGCGTGCGCGGGTCGCCCTGAACGTGCTCGGTCCTTGCCAGGTCGAAATTCTTGCCCAAGACGGCTATACGGTCCGGATGCGGGTGTTGCTTGGCCAAGAGCAAGGCCAGGGCCGTGCCGACCGGGCCGGCCCCACAGATGGCAATATCAAAGTCGGTGGCGTTCATGGAGGAGCTCGTGACGACGGTGTGGCAATTCGGGTATTGTACGGGAAGGCGATCATTGCGGCGGCCTGTCCAGCGTCGCGCTGGTTGGCGCTTTCGGACAACGGCCGATCCGGCCCCGGCTTGGATGCACTTCTATGTCCCCACCCGCATTGCTGCTGGAAGGTGCGCCGCACTTTCGCAATAAGACAGTGGCCGCATGGCTGGCCTTGACCCTGGGGGCACTCGGGGCGCATGGACTGTACTTGGGCCGACGACGATGGTGGCTGCCATTAGTCTATTCCGTGCTGATGCTTGCAGGCATGCTGTTTGCCGCTAACTGGCGGGAGTCGGTCTTTTTGCATTTGTTGTTTGTGCCGGTTGTGGCGGGCATTCTGGAATCGGTGGTTCTGGCCTTGCGCGATCCGGCGCGTTTCGATGCGCTCTACAATCCCCGGCAGGAGGTCAGCAACCGCCACGGTTGGCCTAGTGTTTTGACCGCGGTGCTTGGAGCCGTGGCTTTGGTGAATATCGGCCTGTACTGGCTGACGGTTATTATTCTTGCTGTGTACCGCGCGCTTGGCTGGTTGGATGGCGGCATCTATTAGGGTGTTGTAAAACAAAGGTTTACAAACTTTTCCGCAGGGGGTTTTCCTTGTGGCGATCGAGCGCTCGCGCTACAATAACGATTCTTCAATTCTATAGGAGCTGCGTGGTGAATCCCGACCCCGGCGACAGTCCCAGTCGATTATTTATCGACGTACTGATGTCCAGGCGCGTTCAGGCCCGCTGATTCTCTCGCAGCTTGCCACGCCCTGGAAAAACACAGGGCGTGGTTTTTTCGGCAGTTATCCGCCGCTCAAATCCCGCTATTCCATCCTTACAGGGGCCTACCGGTCTCTGCGTCCTGATGTGCTGCATGTTTCATGCGCAAAAGGGGGAATGTATGCGTATTTTCGATCTCTTTCTGCGTCGCGCCGGAATCCAGGCCTCTACGGCGGGTGCGCGCTCCGATGTGTCCGTGTCCCGTTTGACCGTGGTTTGCCCGCGCGGCGATCTGGCCCAGTTGCGGCGGCGTATTTATTCGGATCTGAACACGGCCGGCATCCGGATCACCAACCTGGAAGTCGATCACTCCGATACCCACGATACGGCTCAAGCGTGCATTACGCTGGCTTGTGCGCCGGATCGGCGTGCCGACCTTATGCAGCGCGCCCGTCTTATTCGTGATTACCCGGGCGTGCTCAACGTCAAGTGGGCTGGACGCGAGCGTATTGCTATAAACTAAAACGCAACTGGTTTTCCGGATTGCGCTTCCATGAACCTGATGGACTGGCTGACCCCGTGGGAATTTTCGCCCGTCTTGCTGGCGACGTTTCTGTTGGTCATCGTGCTGTACATTCGGGGGCGGCGAGTCCATCGGCCCAATTGCGTGCGTCAGTGTTTTTTCTGGATCGGTCTGATTCTGTTGTACCTGTCGCTGCATACGCGTCTGGACTATTACGCAGAGCGCATGTTTTTCATTCATCGGGCCCAGCACTTGATCCTGCATCATCTGGGCCCGCTGTTCTTGATGGGGGCCTATCCGGGCCAGACGCTACGGGCCGGCTTGCCCCTGGTTTGGCGGCGTCGTTTGGCCGCCTGGCTGCGTCGCCCATCCGGACGCCGCACGCAGGCCGTTTTGACCCATCCTGTGCTGGTCGCATTCCTGTTCGTGTTTCTGGTGCTGGTCTGGATGTTGCCTGTCGTCCAGTTCTACTCCATGCTGGATTGGCGTCTGTACCGGTTGATGAATTGGTCTGTGGTCATCAGCGGCATTTTGTACTGGAATCTGATTCTGGATCGTCGGCCGTCGCCGCCCGCACGCTTGTCGGTCGGCGGACGCATTCTGTCGCCTGTCATCACTATGGTGCCGCAAATGATTGTGGGTGCCGTCATAACCTTTACCGAATACGATCTCTATCCTATCTTCGATCTGTGCGGCCGGGCCATAGCGGGCATGGATGCGGTGGCCGATCAGGTAATGGGCGGTCTGATCATGTGGGTGCTGGCGGGGCTGGTCGAGGTGTTCGGCCTGCTTTATGCTTTGGGCACCTTGATGCGGCTGTCCGCGCGCAATCGTTTGCCCGAATCGCCGCGTCGCCCCGCACGTGTGCCGGCCCCGGCTCCCTGAGCCAGGGCGCTCGTCGGCTTTGCCCTTGATGTCGGGGTGGCCGCAGGCTGGGCTTATGCCGCTTTGCCTGCCTGTCCAGGTCAGGGTGCTCCCGTCGCAAGGGCGGGGTTTTGTGTATTGTCGGGAGTCCGAATGTTGTTTAGATCTGTTTTTCCCCTTGCGCGTACTGGTCTGATTCTGGCCTTAGCGGCCGGGCTGGCCATGCCGGCGCATGCCCAGCCCATAGGCATTCCGTCGATGGGAGCCGCCTCGGGGGCGGAGCTGTCGCCGTCGCTCGAACGTACATTGGGCAATGCCATCATGGAACAGGGGCGGCGTTCCCCGGATTATGTGGCCGATTCCGACATCAATCAGTACCTGACCGATATGGGGCGCAAGCTGGCGCGCCACGGCCCGGCTATGGAGCAGCCGATCACGGTGTTTGCCTTGCGAGATAGCCGTATCAATGCGTTTGCCCTGCCTGGTGGCTATATTGGGATTCACAGCGGTCTGATCACGGCTTCGCAGTCCGAGTCCGAGTTGGCCTCTGTGTTGGCGCATGAAATCGCACACGTGTCCCAGCGGCATGTGGCACGGGGTATTACTCAAAGCGCGCAGAGCAATCATTTGATGATTGCGGCCCTGGCCGGTGCGCTGCTGGGGGCGCTGGCCGGCAGCGGCGATCTGGCGATGGGGGCGGCAGCGTTCGGTCAGGCGGCGGCGGTAGACCGGCAACTGGGCTTTTCGCGCCAGGCCGAGCAGGAAGCCGACCGGGTCGGGTTCGAGATGCTGTCCAAGGCCGGATACGAGCCTCAGGGCATGGTGCGCATGTTTCAGCGCCTGGCCTCGGCTTCGCGCCTGAACGAGAGCGCCACGGCCAATGAGTATGCCAGCACCCACCCCCTGTCCCGTCAGCGCGAGTCCGACATCCAGAATCGTGTCGGCGGCCAGCCTGCGTCGGGGTATGTGGACACGCCGTCGTTCTGGTATGTGCGCGCCAAGCTGATGATTATGCAGGCAGGGGCGGGGCAAGCCTTGCGCGGGGTAGAGCAAAGTTTGCAGAGCACGGCCCAGCAGGAGCAGGACAGTATCGAGCGCTCGGCCGCCCGTTATGGACTGGCCTATATCGCGCTGGGTCGCAAGGAATACGAACAGGCCCGTCGCTTCCTGGCTCAGGCGGGCGAGCGGGCCTCCTACCGGGCCCCAGAACTTGATACGCTGGCCATCAGTATCGATATTGCGGCGGGCGATCGGGAGACGGCCTTGGCCACAGCCCGGCAAGCCTGGCAGCGTTGGCCACAAAGCCAGGGCGTGGCGCTGGCGTATGTGCAGGTGTTGCAGCAGGCCGGTCAGAACGAACAGGCTCAGCGTTTTTTATTGCAGCGCATCGAACAGTGGCCCGATGTTCCCCGCCTGCACCAGTTGCTGGCCCAGACCTACGACAGGCTG encodes:
- a CDS encoding FAD-dependent monooxygenase; the protein is MNATDFDIAICGAGPVGTALALLLAKQHPHPDRIAVLGKNFDLARTEHVQGDPRTLALNHGSLRLLQGQLQAWPRRAAPMRTVHVSQQGRLGRCLIQAHEMGVADLGAVVHYDDLLEKLHARLRDSGVTLIPAQIAQANSAPGHMRVQHDAGQSSALLAIQCDGARPNGLRREYKQHALLTTVRASRPQDGWAYERFTAHGPLAALPHPDGADLYGIVWCNGPERSQTLAELPESDFQHALMQAFGERLGQLHTVSDRHLFPLAFHAGPSRLAERMLAVGNAAQTLHPVAGQGLNLGLRDVAQLAHSLAPWQSDCRQSPTPFLTRYARLRRPDRWLTAAITDTLPRLFATHNPLIQHACGLGLLAMDTLPLARLPFARQLLQGLRA
- a CDS encoding cytochrome c oxidase assembly protein; translated protein: MNLMDWLTPWEFSPVLLATFLLVIVLYIRGRRVHRPNCVRQCFFWIGLILLYLSLHTRLDYYAERMFFIHRAQHLILHHLGPLFLMGAYPGQTLRAGLPLVWRRRLAAWLRRPSGRRTQAVLTHPVLVAFLFVFLVLVWMLPVVQFYSMLDWRLYRLMNWSVVISGILYWNLILDRRPSPPARLSVGGRILSPVITMVPQMIVGAVITFTEYDLYPIFDLCGRAIAGMDAVADQVMGGLIMWVLAGLVEVFGLLYALGTLMRLSARNRLPESPRRPARVPAPAP
- a CDS encoding M48 family metalloprotease, which produces MLFRSVFPLARTGLILALAAGLAMPAHAQPIGIPSMGAASGAELSPSLERTLGNAIMEQGRRSPDYVADSDINQYLTDMGRKLARHGPAMEQPITVFALRDSRINAFALPGGYIGIHSGLITASQSESELASVLAHEIAHVSQRHVARGITQSAQSNHLMIAALAGALLGALAGSGDLAMGAAAFGQAAAVDRQLGFSRQAEQEADRVGFEMLSKAGYEPQGMVRMFQRLASASRLNESATANEYASTHPLSRQRESDIQNRVGGQPASGYVDTPSFWYVRAKLMIMQAGAGQALRGVEQSLQSTAQQEQDSIERSAARYGLAYIALGRKEYEQARRFLAQAGERASYRAPELDTLAISIDIAAGDRETALATARQAWQRWPQSQGVALAYVQVLQQAGQNEQAQRFLLQRIEQWPDVPRLHQLLAQTYDRLGDGVKARRVMAEYYQLIGALPTAVEQLQQARNLTSDFYQQSELDTQIRQLRERVENERVLLERFRS